The Solanum dulcamara chromosome 6, daSolDulc1.2, whole genome shotgun sequence genome contains the following window.
TGCCGCCTTGTGCATCACCCCTAATCAACTGAAATGCAGCCTTGGGGCCTAAACCTGCTGGCCCTGCCTTTTTATCTGAAAGATCGACCCCTACGACACTCTCTAGAAAAGTGGCTAAACTGGCCACACTCATAACAACCCTTACCAGAACTGACCAACTGAGACAACTCAGTTGAACCTAATTTGCCACCAGGCCTGAATAACCTGAAGGTGCACCTTGAGAAGTCTAAACCATACCTAGAATCATCTCACCACTAGCACCCATAGTAGTACCACAATCTGTAAGCTGAAGAGCTGTATAAACCAGCCTATCAAGCTGAAATTGGTGTAGGTGACCTCTGCTCGAAAACCCTCTACCACGAGACTTAGACCCACTAAAACCACCCTGACGATGGGGCCTCCTATCACTACCTCCATCGGCCTCGCAATGAATCCTCTCAATGGTGCATGCATGATCAACTATCTAATGAAAAGAACAACCTAACTCCACCATCTGCTCTGTAGTCATCCAAAGTAGGAAAGAAAGTCCCCTGAAAAATATATGCTCCCTATCATGTTTTGTCGACATAAACATAAACGCATGTCTAGCCAAATCATGGAATTTGCCTCATAAGTTTGTGAAATCATCCCACAACCGCTCCCTCAAGTTGCAaggtacatacttctccaagaaagcTTTTTGCTTTGGAGAACTGAGCCTAAGTCATCGGAGGTCACCTGGATGACCTACATTGAGGATAGGACCTCTATCCCTACTTTGCCGACCCATCTAGCTGAAAAGCAGTGTAATCCACCCTGTGAGACTCCACTAACCCAAGTTTATGTAACCTCTCCTTGCCTGCATCACTTGTGAGCCTGAAGGACCCAATCTGATGAACTGGCCcatcatcttcttctcctcAGAAGTCATAACCGATCTAAGTGGCATAGGTGGAGCAAAAGTCGAGACTAGCTGAACTAGTAAATGAGGAACCGCAGCAGCTAGTTGTGCCCCTAATATTTGTACACCCAGAACCCCTACCTAGGATAAAATCTGAACCTCATCTCGAACTAGGGTCCCATTGAAGTACTAGGCAAAGCTCCTGCCTAGGACATACCCTCCATGAAGCTAAGGAAAAAAACTTCCAAAATAATAGGGAAAAAAGTTAATAATAACATccaaaaaataagcaaaaaagcTCCACAAAATAGGCAAAGAAATAGTCCAAACatcagaaaaagaaaaggaaaaaaaaacttgccaaaaaatataacaaaaaatagACAGCTTTCTACTAACACTTGAATTCCTAAGTTTGTGACACTTCTAAATCAATTAACTTTatccttttataaaaaatatctaCAATTCTATGTTTAAAAATCCTaatattttatacttctaaatcACTTTAAACATTACATtatgtaattatttatttgaaggATGCAATTCATACAAATCTATTTAACTAATAATTTCCACACAATTTGTTTTAGGTTTATCAATAACATGTGTCTTGCTTTTCTAATTTGTCATTGTACTTTTATTTCGTTTGGTTCTTTCGTTCTTCATCCTTTGtagttttatttagtttttgatttatcttatttttttagatGCAAAAGAgtcaaattattttcaattataaaattttaatttagacAAGGTAACTCTTAcgtattttattatgtttattatgCAGGTAAGAATTCATTTATGTGTTGTCAGGTGTTATTTGGAGAGTCTCGAAAAGAATTTCACTTCTGTGTATCCATTGTTGTAGCTTGTGGGGTATGGTTCCTTTTAATATTTGCTAATTCATTATATGTAACAGCATTGATGTGAGTGATtgtcattattttcttgaatttgttttaAGATTAAGACGTATGAATTTGAATGCCTACATATTAAGATGTGCATTAAGATTTAAAGATCTAAATCTGAATACACATTTGTATATTAGGATTGTGCATTAAGATCTAcatacaaattatattttaagattGTTCATTTACTAAACATctgaatatataaaatttgtctttgtttaaaaatattaaatataaagttCAAGTAAAATACTAAATTGATCGaatattatatcaataaaataattaaaatttatataacaaTTGGTTGTGGTGACGACTAACGATGGTGATTGTGTAAATTGTGATTtaatctatttctattttttgtttatttagtTGAAATTTTTGTTCAATAGTGGTTAAGCCCATAACATGTACTTGTGATCTCAGGATCTTATTTTCGCAAGGAAGAAAATAAAGTTGATTAGTTTTTGATATAATTGTCAAGACCCGAAATTTGGATGTGATGGCACTTATCCATTTTCATCGGACAAGTCAACCTAAACTCAACTAATGCGGAGATAAATGcgaaaaatagtttaaaatatgtaatttaaaagACAGAAGCGGAACtcttagtcaactacaaaatcTCCCACGGAATGgctgtcacatgtacaagcctctaatatAAGGTactgaaataaatacaagtctcaatctttgtctctcgaatagaaaaaaagtaaaagtaaagagGATCAGGAAAGATGGTCGGCATCAACATCTACCTCTCGAATCGCCTTTGAAGCCTCGGATGAAAGAAAAGAGAACTGGGTCACTGTTTGGGCTCGGAACCTAgacaagtgtagatagcaaggagtgagtaccaccAACATGATACCCAGCAAGCGAACAACTAAGACAAAATTAATCTAGTAGAAAGTACTCTTGTCATATCAACCAACCCCtcagactacaacctgcatagaaatcAGTCCAGTCTAATAATTCTAACGGCACAAGTACATATATCTCAACAACAGTACAACTCAAGTCTCTATTGAATCACAACAGCCAATAATATAGGTCAGGAAAATATCAGGGGTAAAAACAGCCCACAAATggcaaaagatgtatgatgcaatgtaatgcaatgcaatgtcacataCAGTGATACATGTCTGttctaatgatacacatccgttGACTAGTAGGCCGCAACTCATGGGGGCCACACAAAGGCCATGTATCGGCCGGAACTATTTTCCTTCGGCATAAATATCAATTGCCAGAACTATTTTCCTTCGGCATTATCATCTCTCGCCGGAATTATTTCCCTTCGACATCGCTGGAACCTTTTCCCTTCGTCATAATCCTCGAATCAATTTCATCTTAATATATCATAACCAATGTGAATAAGCAATGTTCATGTAATTCCCAATAATGGAATGATATTAACAACAAGTCATAACTTATGTCACAACAATCTATTTACGTATCCACATTTAGTCAAAGGCTTAATCATATCGAACACATCATTATAACTCAtcaaatttatcatttattaCCCCATTTCTTCGTTATCAAGTTCAATCACATAATCAAATAGTCCAAAACCGCTTCCCATCACTCCCCAATACATAAGACATGcatacatgatcctacaagctcAAACAAAGGTTTAAAAATTCACTATATACAATTCCAATAAGAACATAAGTCTAATGACAcccaaatcataatttttaaaaatcggACCGAGACCGACCAGGAAATCCTATTTCaaaaatgaatagaaaattcaaatttttttacatgaaaatgacCCTTGAAGTATTTGGAAACTAATGTTGAAAACCAATTcgaatttggagttgaaatcagTCCTCAAACaccattttaagaaaattacaAGTTCTTGGTGAAAAACCCCCAAATTGAAGTTCTAAAATCCTGAATTCGAAGtaaaaatcaaattataattacTAAGTATTGAGAGATTGAAGTCAAATTCACGTACCCACACCAATATTCTCGAACAACCCCTTCAAAATTGCCTCTACCTTGCTTCTAGGGTTCCAAAATGGTGGAAATGGGATAAATTTTGACTTTTGGAAAATTTCACGTATGCCCAATCATTACACTTCGTGATTGCGACACCCCTCCTCTCGATCGCGAAGAGGAAAAATGGTCAACTCATTAATTGACCATCGCGATCGCAGCGAAGGGCACACGATTATGATGATTGATGGATCTAATACTTCGCAATCACGATTAGGCCTACGAAATCACGAAGAACAAAGGTTTCAAGCACCAGACAACAGTTAAAACACAACAACTCATTAATATCAAGTCACAGAATAGACCCTCGAAATTTGCTCAGAATCCCAAGTACACAAACCTTTtatgctaccatactaattttgacattccagactcaatggaaccatcggAATTCAAATTGAGATCTCTTTGTCCCAAAATTTGGAAactcgcaactaaactaactaagACTTCCAAAATACCAAAAAGAGCTCAggacctccaaaaattcaaccaatgTCATTCCTAGACCTAAAATCATCCCCTTAATTCAACGAAGTCATCATAATTCAATTcaagcatcgaaactccaaaattgaccaaagtcaaactttgacctaaaattcctcaaatttccaactcaagacatcaaatcttcgttacaactccaaatctgattctgtaaactctcctagaccaaattccacATTTTGGAGCTACTGGAATAGATGGAATTCCGTTTCAAGACTCATAGCTTTGGTTAgtcccaaataccacttttgaacaatTTAAgcttttgaaaattcaaaacctcccaagactcaacattttcataaaaattCCCAAAATCAACACTCGATATCAATCAGAAACAACTCGGGGCAACTATAGGGAGGGGTAAAAcgattattttacaaaaatttccaaaaatgaccttcagggtcattagaATTATATTGTTCTAGGGATGGAGTAGATAATTTACTTTATCATGAAATAAAATTGTATTTTCTTACAAGATACTAAAATTTccattttgatgattttaagaaAAAGGTGAAAGcatttttgaatattataaAATCTATTAGAGGGGGATATTTATCAACTAAATACCATATTTGTGAAAGAAGACCACAATTTTAGGTTGAGAAGTTTAAAGGAATGGCGTTTGAAACATCTTCGTAGTTATAGCCGGTAggaatcttttttttaaaagtaagattattttcataaatgttCTACAaacttattattttacttgggcAAATTGTCAAACGCATGTTTCTCCCTCTCCGACAACCTAAAATACGTTTCTCCTCAACTAATacgttttaaaaaaaatatcaacgtTATTTTGTTGGATTCACATTAATATTCTAGGATTTATAGCTTTCTTATCAGGaatttttaagattttattGATCCATTGTATATGCAAAGAAACTTCATAAACATGTTTTGTTGAATTAGGTAGTAACAATGTGATGAAGCCGTtagaaaattatttgaaatccTAACACTTAGACACACTTTTAAAAAGATTGATCAAATACGAATTAATTCTCAAAAGTGTTTGCTTTAAAAAAGTGAGGTATTTGGCTaagtttttggaaaaaaataagtgTTTTGGGGAGTAGTTGAAGTTGGTTTAGAAGTAAAAAAAGTAGATTTCctctacaattttttttttacactttCTAAAATAAATCTATTTTAGAAGTTTGACCAAACAGTCTTTTAGAAacacttaaaattattttggttAAACACTAATTGTTAATACCATTTAAATAGATATGTATAACATTTATTTTAAAGTCAATTgctatttttgtaaataattatatttttatcatatataattttattaattgacGTGAAAAAAACTTACACTAAACTAGTTATATATTTAGATTGGAAACATAATCATGATTTTAATAGAAAATACAAACgtattaattataattcatatagaGGTAGGAAGTggacatgactttaaaactcaatgATAAACCAAGACATTTTTTTCCCGGAACAATAGGAGGACATAGAATTGAAAgtacattcaattattttttctattgttACTGTCTAATAGAATTATTTTTAAAGTCacaaatattagaaaataattaaaacagaTTTTTAAAGACAAAATAGGTTGATTTGTATCTTGTACAAATGGATAGCAATAGAAAAATGACGTATTTATAAACTTGATGATATGGTATAAAAATATGTAGTTACACATCCTGCTTACAAGATTTTATACATATCAGCTAGAAATAGTTACGTCATTATGCTTTTCTGCTTTTTAGCAAAAATAGGGGTTAAGTTGACACTCTAGTTAGCGTTTCTAAATAAAACAAGTTAAACAAAATTGCCTATGATGTTCCTTTTGGGGATAATTTCTTAGACATTTCCTCACGTATAATTTAATTACACCAATATTTGTTGTGGTTTATAGTATTACTGTTAtctccttttttttattatttttttgtaacaattcctttaacttaaatattattaatataaaaaatatgtttGTACTAAATTGCCCATCGAGTGACCAACCTAAATCCTCTGTTCTTGATCCCTAATTACTAGGGAGCCTTTATCAGCCGAGACCGATCCAATAAAGCATTACCTATGAGACTCCCGATTTACATGTATTATGTTTTTTCATGACACCAAGTTCCTTCAGAACCTTGTTCGCCATAGACATAGAGTTAAAAACTTCTACTGAATTTCTTGAACTCACCTGTTTGTTAACATTGGAACATTAGAACATGTTATTTTTATCCGTGAAAATTGCATATATGAGATTATTTATGTCATTTATCAGATTGGAGTTGGAAATATGAAAAGGTTGACAATCATATGtatcatataaaaaattaattgcttctcaagattttttaaaaaatttggcTTTTGGCTGCAATCGTCCAATACATCATATGATCCTACGGTTTTAGATGGGTTAAAAACAGAGGTTTCTAGGTTAGTAGAAAAGGGCAAACTAgtccaaataaaatattttatattaataataattaatttaaaagaaccattaccaaaaaaattaaataagaaatccATCTATTTTACCCGTGGTACCTCACTCAACCGCTGCAATTACACTTGAGTttttttaagaagaagaaaagtagAAAACTTAATAAATTcgtagtttaaaaataaaaggaaccccctctatttatagtcaATAAAGAGTAGTATGAATGTGTGCTTATTGTGTCTTAttagaaaagtcacaacccATCAATGTGAAAAAGGTGTttgcttttaatataatataaataaataaatatagaagaTATACTAAAATGAGTATTATTAGTCGGAGATATTATAGTATTTAAGCATTCAAGTTATAGAGTGTTTTTTATGAAGGTTATTATAGCAATTTAAGATTTAAATTACGGAGTTcatacttttaaaataaatagatataaaTAGGTAGATAGATATAGATGTAAGGAAGGGtaattcaaaaaagaaagaagagtcTAATGCACATGAATCCAGATTTTCAACCGGTCTCCCCCACCCCACACCCCTTATAACATAAATCAAATATTGTCCAAATGAGGAGTTAAATAATTAttgtaaacaaaataaaatatccGGAAGGGAATATGAGAGGCAAAACAAGACAAGGAAGTAGAGTTTATTTCTTGGAATGATATAGAAGGGAGACAAGAAGATGAGAATAATTaagagagaaaataaaataaaataatgattttgGAGAAGAGGAATAAAAAGGGTGTGCCATAGAAAAGACAGGGAGCCTCCGACAAAGATTTTAGCAGTACGGACCAGACATCCCCATTCACTTACCTACACCATAATATACTCTCCAATTCTCACTCTCCCCCATAAATTTAATTCATTTCCAAGTCACACTCTTTCTGGATTTAAGGattgttttgtttgtttcctACATTAAAATTAGTTCCCTAGAGAATGTATTATATTCCATATCAAACAGAATGTTAAAacatgttatttttattattccaCTTGCTTTGTACCTAATGACCTAATGTTGTTCCCTAAATTATGCAGATTATTAGTCATAAAAAGACTACAATGCCCATTTCCTAGCTCATCAATGAGCCATAATCAAGGCCAATGCTGACTTTGTTGCTATAAGAATGACAGGTAATTAGGGGAAAGtaactttttcttttgttaaaaatatatatgtacatgCATCTTGGTATTTGTGATCATTCATTCCCTTGTCTTGGCCAAGGTTTGGCATCTCAAAAATCTGGATTTTGACTACTTGAAAATTTGTGTTATTCTGGTTTCTTGGCCTCTTCATTGTTTTTTGACAACGGTTACAGCAAGCTGACAAAACAGCATGGCCAAGGTAATTTGGTGAGATGGAGCACATGCAATTTGAGATTAATTGTTTTATGCAAAGCATGACTCTTTGGCTAAAAACATTCCTTAACTATGAGACAAATTTAAGGTACATCCATGTGTTATAAAAGTGAACAAAAAACATTCCTTATTTATATCAAAAATTACAATATTCATCCTTCTGTTAGGTTCTTGGCAAAAACTAACGGCTATGACCTTTTTTCTTCCTCCCTCCTCCCACTCTATTCCTTGTACCTTTCCTCTTCAAGCTTGCAATCGGCGTGTGATGATTTTTATGCAGCAGTGATCAGTACAATAATCCGACGAGTGAATATGGGCTAAAATCCGTCTGGATTAAATAGCGAAGGTCAACAGACAACGAAAATGGAAACAGATCGGATGAAGAAAAACAATAGAGAATTTAGCGGAAGTAAAGGTTTCAGTGAAAATTCGTAGTATAAGAAACTTCATTTCTGTATAATCTTTCAACCTAACACTTTATGATATGAATGTTTCAACAATTGCATAAAAGAGATGATTTACTTGATcaatatacaattttttttctttttaaataagtTTTCCATTGTATTTATTACTGTCAATTCTTTTATTTCAATGCTTCAATTGTAGCTTTGATTGTTTTGTTCATATCTATTAAGACTTATtccttgatatatttttttcttttttggtttaAGTGTGCATTTGGCAAATTGGATTTGAATCAATTGATTGGTAGATAACAAAACTAAGCAAGTTGTACgtaatattttatgttatttattcaACTTTGAATTTTATCTTTTCTAGAATTCAAGTTGTCAGGCCAAACTGCTGACTTTTAGACCATAGCCGTTAGTTTTTGCCAAGAAACTAACAGAAAGATTAATATTGCAATTTTTGACATAGGTAAAGAATGTTTTTTGTTCACTTTTATAACACAAGAATGTACCTTAAGTTTGTTCCATAGTTAAGATatgtttttagccaaaaactcaTTTTTACTTATAACACGGAAGGATTTGGTTATAGTAATTACTGCCCCTAACGTCATGATTAGGTGTCTATTAAATGATACTTCCTCATATTACTCATTCTCCCATTCtaaaaaattgaatttcttACAAATTATTGACGTTTAGAAaaacaaaatatcatttaatatgTACTCACTCATACAAATTTATGTGGTAcacactttttttatatttaaaatagttTAGCTAgcattttcattttaatttctattctctttattttaatttatttatcttattcttcttaatagtttgtttcaaaaagaatatttatttcGATTTTTTGATAACtatttaatttcaacttttcacgtgCTATATTTAAAACCATATAATAAGAGACATTTTGGTACTGTTCTGATATCTTTAGATTATGATTCAAAAGCATTCTTTCCTTTCTTATAATTCATGTCAACTCAAAACCACACAAACAAATTGAAgcgaagaaaatattaattaactGATTTATTGTCAAACAAATGTTTAATatttgttttagaccacaaattttaaaaagtacattctaaaaaattaaattttatttcaaatcaaattgtgccacataaattgaaatgaagATCGAGTATTAGTCTTttcaaaactatttttaatgttttaattatataagTATTAATCAAATTATTCAAGTTCATGTAAAAAAATAGTTTACACAAGTACTCCTATAATTAAGGATATCTTTaatgttttaattatatattttaacttGGACTCTAAAGCTAGCTCTTATTCCTCCTTCTTATTCCTTAGAAATATTGGATCTCCTCCTTAATTCTTTTTACATAACATAActgtttttgatttgataaattGATCCCCCTTTGACGAGTGACTAACCCAATTATAGAGCTAAATGTACTCCATCACTTTAATAGACATATAATTAATTTGGACAGAGGAGTAATAATCACATCCCAGAAATTAGTTACACTTTaggtagtattttttttttttatattatacgCTGATGCAGTAATATATGGCGAGAGAGGTCTTTAAGGATTCTTTCGGTGGGGTGGGACCTCCGGAAGTTAGTTGTTACATTCaattatgataaataatttcttttatccATTTATGTCAAGAAGCGTAAGATTATTTTGGAGAAATTTTCCTTATGACGTTTTCCTAATAATTAAAAGAATGTTATGGTACATggtgaaaagaaaataaattagacataCAAAAGGTTTAGATGAATGGAAGATTTTGTGacattgatattttatttaaaaaaattcatgaacCTTAATTTCTTTTGAGACCAACTTGACCAAGTATGGAAAAGACAGTACTgatcagttttttttttcctaaaataatattattacatTAAGAGTGCACGGAAATGGAAAATGGAAAATGGAAAATGGGGGAGTGAATTACAAGACGGGAAATTAAATACCCACCAACAACTGAGTACTAATCTGTTGATTCTTCGCTAATACTTCATGAAAGGTAATTTCCCATGAATATCAATTGGATCCTCTTAGTTATGTACTTATTCAAGACATTTTGATCACAATAAAATGCAAGGAAacttaaataaaagaaattggaTTATTTTTAGAAGGAAACaccaattataatttatcaaatcaaaatccagaTGCAGTTAGCATTTTAGgagaaataaatatgaataacaTACTGAAACTATGAGATTCTACTAGctatatatgataatattttgGTAGTATACGTTATGTAGTACTGCTGCTACTATAGAAAATGTGAGACTCAGTGGGTTACTACATCTACATAAAGTTTTCGTTTACTTACAATTTACAAATCACTTAGAAgtcaatataataaataatgactGAAGAAAGAATAGAATATATGAATAATGTTCTgtaatttctttatcatttcaGTTACTTAATCACGAGAAAATAGCAAATATATGTATTAGTAGAGCAAACGAGGAGATGCTGAATAGATTAAATAGttagaataattttaaaaagttactTATCTAGCTCATATGTAATGCTATGTTCTTTATAGTTTGTTAAAAAAAACAGAtacatttattaaaaaattcatgaattttatatctttatgatttattttagattatatGTTTAAGTGTTGTTTTCttcttaaatttcatatttaactAGATACTGTAAGATCACGGGACCTCTCGATCTAATTACTATAGTCTATAGCCCCAAAACATCACATACATTGAGATTTAGGAAGCATGTTATTCAACCCGTTTGAATTGTTAATCCAACTGGGTAAAAGAAGATTCCCAGAATTTAACCTCCtccatatatataattgtaAAGACTTCTAGCCTATTTGGCTAAATATAGGGAAACAAAAAATGcttatttatttctttcttaaaaaagtttttttttttttaaaagtaagtTGATGCGTGTGGCCAATTTTTTGGGAAAAAATAATTGTTTGGAAGTAGCAGTAGAAATTGTTTTTCttgatgataaaaaaaaaagtttttccCTCTAGAATCACTTTTGGAACATTATCCAAAAACAAATTAGTTCTCTAATATTGGACAAactattttttgaattaattattcaaacACAAATTGTTATTCTTCAAAGTTATTTTTTCGAAAAGCACTTATGATAAAAACACATTTCAAAATAAGCAGATGTTGAAAGCCTATTTATATATAATGACATTGAATACTTTTTTacattataaatataatttaaatatcttAGTAACaagttttattttcattatttttcatgTTATGTTTATTACTTTATTATAACAATTACATATAATCATGCGTATATTATGAAACTCATAATTGTATGTTAAGTGTAGGAGTTGAAGAAGCAAACGTTGTAAAAAGGTTGACATTATGGTGCACTAGCATCCATAATAGTAGAACTCAAAGCTTTTTTCTAACTTGATGAGAATTGCAATCACCTTTTGATAAAGCAAAAGCAAGAGAAAAGTAAAGAAGGAAAGGGAAAAAACATAaaggaggaggaaaaaaataaataaaggtaAGGTAATAggattaataaagaaaaaggagGGATAGAAAGACAAAGGTTCTCAAAACCCCATGATTCAAaattctctttctctttctttttctttttctctctctcctcCTCCAAGTATAGCTAGTGTGTTCCTTTTCTTTCCTCTACTTAATCAAGAGTAGTAAAGAACTCTCAAAGTTTctccaaaacaaaaaaaaaccaagACTTGAGGAAAAGTAGTATTGGAAAGAAGAAGATATATATCGAGTaaataagaaagagaaatttaGTTAGTTGTAAGAGTTTTAATTAGGAGAGAAAATGAATAGAGTTCATGTTATGGAGAAATCACCAGTACAACAAATAATTGGTGGAAGCCCTAACTGGTGgaacatgatgaataatatgagGCCTCCCATATCATCATCTCAGCAATCTGTTGCTACTTCTCATCATGTTTTGCCTCCTAATAATCTTTTTCCTCATTTCTCTTCATCTACTGCAGCTACTTCATGGAATGACAACCAAGATCAGCTACCTGAATCATGGAGCCAATTACTTCTGTAAATCTCCTTCTCTCAAAGGATTTGATTTTAGTTTCATGCAGCAACATTTTTTGAACCTCATCTTCATTTTCATTCCACTAGAGATTAATTACTATGCAAGCAAATTGAAGACTTCGCTTGTTTGAAACTGATTTTGATTCTTTGTTAAGTAAAAGTACTCTTGCTTTTAATTAGTACGTACGTTGTCTTTGATCTTTTGTCTTATTATGTTTATGAATAGAGGTGGCTTGGTAGGAGAAGAAGACAAGTCAGTACATATGCAGGTGAAGAAATTGGAGAACAATTGGGATGAACAGACGTTCCTTAACCAGCCTCATTCTGTTATAGACGTTAATCAAAAAGATGTTGCAAATAGCTACACATATGAACATGGAAATAATGTGGACTTCCATCAGCAGACTGCTAAACCAACTTGGTCAGTTCAGATGATACCAGTCTCCTCTCCCAAGTCTTGTGTTACAACTTTGAGCTGCAACATGCTCGATTTTTCTAAGAAAAACTCAGATGCAAGGCACCCACCTCCAGATCATTCATCTGAGGTATGAAAGAGACAGCCCCGAAAAAACATACATTAAATAATGGAAAATCCCCTTTCTATACCATAATTAACTGCAATACTTATAGGTTCTTCGTTAATCTTAAGCTataattttgatctttttttccAACTCATAAAATGCAATAattggtttttttttcttacctTCGGGAGATATAATAGGAT
Protein-coding sequences here:
- the LOC129891096 gene encoding transcription factor bHLH68-like; amino-acid sequence: MNRVHVMEKSPVQQIIGGSPNWWNMMNNMRPPISSSQQSVATSHHVLPPNNLFPHFSSSTAATSWNDNQDQLPESWSQLLLGGLVGEEDKSVHMQVKKLENNWDEQTFLNQPHSVIDVNQKDVANSYTYEHGNNVDFHQQTAKPTWSVQMIPVSSPKSCVTTLSCNMLDFSKKNSDARHPPPDHSSECNSRVATSGTPNKKARVQPSSTQSTFKVRKEKLGDRITALHQLVSPFGKTDTASVLLEAIGYVRFLQSQIEALSLPYLGSGSGNMRQQQSVHERNSLFPEDPGQLSNDNCLKRKANSEKEYQEEPKKDLRSRGLCLVPLSCTLQVGSDNGADYWAPAFGGGFR